One window of Methanogenium organophilum genomic DNA carries:
- the alaS gene encoding alanine--tRNA ligase, giving the protein MLEEEYQLEYFRENGLVRKICKACGSAFWTRDPEREYCGDAPCEPYSFIGNPIFSPHTIDEMREAYLSFFEQNGHTRIERYPVAARWRDDIYLTIASIADFQPFVTNGEVPPPANPLTISQPCIRLNDLDSVGRSGRHLTTFEMMAHHAFNTDEDEKYWKDDTIRLCDGFLESIGADLKRVTYKEHPWIGGGNAGPSVEVLIGGLEVATLVFMSLTKRDNGREPVDMEGVPYYPMDLRIVDTGYGLERLVWASQGSPTVYDAVFPELVSRLMESSDLAYLLDNSEFTRILSLNAKYAGLMDITGSNLYEMRKTVAENIGVPYQKLQDMIAPIERVYAIADHTRCLAYMLGDCIVPSNAQEGYLARLVLRRTLRMMNEIGMEESLADLILYQMEKIGLDSFEQDISVVREIIRNEEEKYAITMERGGRIVQKAAKFYKDKDLPIPLDELITLYDSHGIPPEIVRDIAQEEGAGVDLPDNFYSLIADVHSESEDSGNAEDPYDAIRERLETLPATKMLYYDLPQAYDFDAIVLDQIDEYLVLDQTLFYPEGGGQPADVGKIVSEEGIGKVDHVVKIGDIILHHVTGDSFKRGEHVKGAVNEERRKTMMRHHTATHVLLHAAKEVLGPHIHQAGAQKGVESSRLDIRHFRHISGIELKQIEDAANRLVLNDIPVHVDWEDRTTAEQKYGFDLYQGGVPPGARIRVVRVAGDVQACAGTHCRSTGQIGSVRIMRLEHVQDGIERLEFSAGMAAVAYNQWVEGLVDSSVATLSVQRENLPTSVDRFFTEWKEQRKEIERLQKKIAELEIASIPVEDIAGVSVTVHAVTASPKEVVSMATAYANEGGVALLVGTGERVHVAVASGVAQVNAGEIVRHVCGILGGKGGGKPSLAQGSGASAESLDEALAAGRQMIVDQLNKNE; this is encoded by the coding sequence ATGCTCGAGGAAGAATATCAGCTTGAATATTTCAGAGAGAACGGTCTGGTCAGAAAAATATGTAAGGCCTGCGGTTCAGCGTTCTGGACACGGGACCCTGAGCGTGAATACTGTGGTGATGCACCCTGTGAACCCTATTCATTTATTGGCAATCCCATATTCTCTCCCCACACGATTGATGAGATGCGTGAAGCATATCTCAGCTTTTTTGAACAGAACGGTCATACCCGGATCGAGCGTTATCCGGTGGCTGCCCGCTGGCGTGACGACATCTATCTGACAATCGCATCCATTGCAGATTTTCAGCCATTTGTGACCAATGGAGAGGTGCCGCCGCCTGCAAATCCACTGACGATATCCCAGCCCTGTATCCGGCTCAATGATCTTGACTCCGTGGGGAGATCGGGCCGTCATCTGACTACCTTTGAGATGATGGCGCATCATGCGTTCAATACAGACGAGGACGAGAAATACTGGAAAGATGATACCATTCGTCTCTGTGACGGTTTCCTCGAATCAATCGGCGCAGACCTGAAGCGGGTGACCTACAAGGAACACCCGTGGATTGGCGGCGGCAATGCCGGACCCAGTGTGGAGGTCCTAATCGGCGGGCTTGAAGTGGCAACCCTTGTCTTTATGAGCCTGACGAAGCGCGACAATGGCCGCGAACCGGTCGATATGGAAGGCGTCCCTTATTACCCGATGGACCTGCGGATCGTTGATACCGGATATGGTCTGGAACGGCTGGTATGGGCATCACAGGGTAGTCCTACGGTCTATGACGCGGTTTTCCCCGAACTGGTCAGTCGCCTGATGGAGTCTTCTGACCTGGCTTACCTCCTCGACAATTCTGAATTTACGCGCATTCTCTCTCTCAACGCGAAGTATGCCGGTCTGATGGACATCACCGGTTCCAACCTCTATGAGATGCGCAAGACGGTAGCAGAGAATATTGGTGTGCCATACCAGAAACTGCAGGACATGATCGCTCCTATCGAGCGTGTCTATGCGATTGCTGACCACACCCGCTGCCTTGCCTATATGCTTGGTGACTGTATCGTGCCGTCCAATGCACAGGAGGGCTATCTGGCCCGTCTTGTGCTCAGGCGTACGCTGCGGATGATGAATGAGATTGGCATGGAGGAGAGCCTTGCCGACCTCATTTTGTATCAGATGGAGAAGATCGGCCTTGACTCCTTTGAACAGGACATCAGTGTCGTACGGGAGATCATCAGAAATGAGGAGGAAAAATATGCGATCACGATGGAACGTGGCGGCAGAATTGTCCAGAAAGCAGCAAAATTCTATAAAGATAAGGACCTGCCCATTCCTCTGGATGAACTGATCACTCTCTATGACTCGCATGGCATCCCTCCTGAGATTGTGAGGGACATTGCACAGGAAGAGGGTGCGGGTGTGGACCTGCCGGATAACTTCTACTCCCTGATTGCAGACGTTCATTCAGAATCTGAAGACTCCGGGAATGCCGAAGATCCCTATGATGCAATCCGTGAGAGACTTGAGACGCTGCCTGCAACAAAGATGCTCTACTATGACCTTCCGCAGGCGTATGATTTCGATGCGATTGTTCTGGACCAGATTGACGAGTATCTGGTGCTTGACCAGACGCTCTTCTACCCGGAGGGCGGCGGTCAGCCCGCAGATGTCGGCAAAATTGTTTCGGAAGAGGGGATCGGCAAGGTTGACCATGTGGTAAAGATTGGTGACATCATTTTGCACCATGTAACCGGCGACTCCTTTAAACGTGGCGAACATGTAAAAGGAGCGGTTAATGAAGAGCGCAGGAAGACGATGATGCGGCACCACACCGCAACCCATGTTCTGCTGCATGCCGCAAAAGAGGTGCTTGGCCCGCATATTCACCAGGCCGGTGCCCAGAAAGGGGTTGAGAGTTCACGTCTTGACATCCGTCATTTCCGTCACATTTCAGGAATTGAACTGAAACAGATTGAGGATGCTGCAAATCGTCTGGTGCTTAATGATATCCCGGTGCATGTCGACTGGGAAGACCGTACCACAGCGGAGCAGAAATACGGCTTTGACCTCTATCAGGGGGGTGTACCTCCCGGTGCACGCATCCGTGTGGTGCGGGTGGCAGGTGATGTGCAGGCATGCGCCGGTACGCACTGCCGTAGTACTGGTCAGATTGGGTCTGTACGGATCATGCGTCTTGAGCATGTGCAGGACGGTATTGAACGTCTGGAGTTCTCCGCTGGTATGGCTGCGGTTGCATACAACCAGTGGGTGGAGGGGCTCGTTGACTCTTCAGTTGCGACCCTTAGTGTCCAGCGCGAGAACCTCCCCACATCGGTTGACCGGTTCTTCACGGAATGGAAGGAGCAGAGAAAGGAGATTGAACGCCTGCAGAAGAAGATCGCTGAACTGGAGATCGCAAGTATTCCGGTGGAGGACATTGCAGGTGTTAGTGTCACTGTGCATGCCGTTACCGCCTCCCCAAAGGAGGTTGTCTCAATGGCGACAGCGTACGCAAATGAAGGGGGCGTTGCTCTTCTTGTGGGTACCGGGGAGCGTGTGCATGTTGCCGTCGCATCCGGTGTCGCACAGGTGAACGCGGGTGAGATTGTGCGTCATGTATGTGGCATCCTCGGCGGAAAAGGAGGCGGGAAACCGTCTCTTGCACAGGGCAGCGGGGCCTCTGCGGAGTCTCTTGACGAGGCACTGGCTGCCGGGCGTCAGATGATTGTTGACCAATTGAACAAAAATGAATAA
- a CDS encoding SWIM zinc finger family protein, whose amino-acid sequence MGERDAEEVIAEVCRLYGEKGEKAVRAARNGHVIQYHDFCVVIGTTDTYVVDEGFCTCGDFMYRESQCWHILAFRTAKALGMIVQRDEWYMDLL is encoded by the coding sequence ATGGGGGAAAGGGACGCAGAAGAGGTGATCGCGGAGGTGTGCCGTCTCTATGGCGAAAAAGGCGAGAAGGCGGTTCGTGCCGCACGAAACGGGCACGTTATTCAGTATCATGACTTCTGCGTGGTGATTGGCACGACAGACACCTATGTCGTTGATGAAGGGTTCTGCACCTGCGGCGACTTTATGTACCGGGAATCCCAGTGTTGGCATATTCTTGCATTCCGTACGGCCAAAGCGCTTGGAATGATTGTACAGCGTGACGAATGGTATATGGATCTGCTCTGA
- a CDS encoding Nif3-like dinuclear metal center hexameric protein, translated as MQIADFIAMLEEIAPPELAEEFDGGRIGHIIEGHEDVTTVCCALDATLRVVRAAVAEGADMLVVHHTPIWDPLTRIGGESGRIIGTALAGGLNVYVMHTNFDHAPGGINDALAETLHLTGVKPLSLGVIGTLTHSLDEVAEILGAPLRVYGDVHVPCRLAVGGGSCFSADLIREAEGEGAEAFLSAELKHSVMRSSGISLIESTHYATEAPGMRMFAERMGWTFIEDIPALVQY; from the coding sequence ATGCAGATTGCTGATTTTATTGCAATGCTTGAAGAGATTGCACCGCCGGAGCTTGCAGAGGAGTTTGATGGTGGCAGAATCGGCCATATTATCGAAGGGCATGAGGACGTGACTACCGTGTGCTGTGCACTTGATGCGACACTCCGTGTGGTTCGGGCTGCGGTTGCAGAAGGGGCTGATATGCTTGTCGTGCATCACACTCCCATTTGGGATCCCCTGACTCGCATCGGGGGAGAATCCGGGCGAATAATTGGGACCGCCCTCGCCGGAGGACTGAATGTCTATGTGATGCACACCAATTTTGACCACGCGCCGGGAGGCATCAATGATGCACTGGCAGAAACACTGCATCTCACCGGAGTGAAACCCCTCTCTCTTGGTGTTATCGGCACCCTCACCCATTCCCTCGATGAAGTGGCAGAGATTCTGGGTGCGCCCCTCCGTGTATACGGGGATGTGCATGTGCCCTGCCGCCTTGCTGTTGGCGGGGGTTCCTGTTTTTCTGCAGATCTGATCCGTGAGGCAGAGGGAGAGGGTGCAGAAGCATTTCTCTCAGCTGAACTGAAGCACAGCGTTATGCGTTCTTCGGGTATCTCCCTTATTGAATCCACACATTATGCTACCGAAGCACCGGGGATGCGTATGTTTGCAGAACGGATGGGATGGACCTTTATTGAGGATATTCCTGCACTGGTGCAGTATTGA
- a CDS encoding homocysteine biosynthesis protein has protein sequence MQKTIDLINTRIRDGNARAVRADQMPDIVDELGVEGALREVDVVTTGTFGAMCSSGAFFNFGHADPPIRMEKVWMNEVEAYAGIAAVDAYLGATQKSETQGISYGGAHVLEDLVAGNAVQLRAQSNGTDCYPRKRLEIDLTLEDMNQATMVNPRNSYQSYVAAANTTDRILYTYMGTLLPNTGNISYSGAGCLSPIPNDPGLRIIGSGVPIFLCGAEGMIIGEGTQASPGNGFGTLMTTGDMTRMSTDFLRAATFKGYNSTLYVGLGVPIPVLDEEIVRRTAVRDEDLKTTIADYGVPNRNRPDLCEVTYAELKSGSIEFNGEEVKTSSLSSYKKALEVADELRAWIEGGKMQLALPTRRIDTQKTSRPMRDRARAPQVRDIMNTSLVTISEDEKIQTAAKRLLRGETNHLPVLDKTNRLVGIVTTFDISKAVASNGKGETVSDIMTKHVVYTSPTEAVDVATYKLEKNNISALPVVDENGKLVGILSAIDLGKLFERGWKK, from the coding sequence ATGCAAAAGACCATTGATCTCATCAACACCCGCATCCGTGATGGTAATGCCCGTGCAGTCAGGGCAGACCAGATGCCGGACATAGTTGATGAGCTGGGTGTGGAGGGCGCACTCAGGGAAGTTGATGTGGTGACAACCGGCACGTTCGGTGCCATGTGCTCCTCCGGTGCCTTCTTTAATTTCGGCCATGCAGACCCCCCTATCAGGATGGAGAAGGTGTGGATGAATGAAGTGGAGGCGTACGCAGGCATTGCTGCGGTGGACGCCTACCTTGGTGCCACCCAAAAATCAGAAACACAGGGAATATCATACGGCGGCGCCCATGTGCTCGAAGACCTTGTAGCCGGAAATGCCGTCCAGCTGCGTGCACAGTCAAATGGAACCGACTGCTATCCACGCAAGAGACTGGAAATTGATCTGACCCTTGAGGATATGAACCAGGCAACTATGGTCAATCCACGCAACTCCTATCAGTCCTATGTGGCAGCAGCAAACACCACTGACCGGATCCTTTACACCTATATGGGCACCCTGCTCCCAAATACGGGAAATATTTCATACTCCGGTGCGGGATGCCTCTCCCCCATACCCAATGATCCCGGTCTGCGCATCATCGGCAGCGGCGTCCCGATATTTCTCTGCGGTGCAGAAGGCATGATCATCGGCGAAGGCACTCAGGCATCGCCAGGCAATGGATTCGGCACCCTGATGACAACCGGAGACATGACCAGAATGTCCACCGATTTCCTCCGGGCGGCCACATTCAAGGGCTACAACAGCACCCTCTACGTCGGCCTTGGCGTCCCGATACCTGTCCTTGATGAAGAGATCGTCCGCCGGACGGCAGTGCGGGACGAAGACCTTAAGACCACCATAGCAGACTATGGCGTCCCGAACCGCAACCGGCCCGATCTGTGTGAGGTCACCTACGCCGAACTGAAAAGCGGCAGCATCGAGTTCAATGGCGAAGAGGTAAAGACCTCATCACTCTCATCATACAAAAAAGCGCTTGAAGTCGCGGATGAACTCAGGGCATGGATTGAGGGAGGAAAAATGCAGCTCGCTCTTCCCACCCGCAGAATAGATACGCAAAAAACCTCACGTCCGATGCGCGACCGGGCACGTGCACCCCAGGTTCGCGACATCATGAACACAAGCCTTGTCACCATCAGCGAAGATGAGAAGATCCAGACAGCGGCAAAACGGCTGCTCAGAGGAGAGACCAACCATCTCCCGGTTCTTGACAAAACGAACAGGCTGGTCGGTATTGTCACCACCTTTGACATCTCAAAGGCGGTTGCATCCAACGGGAAGGGAGAGACGGTGAGTGACATAATGACAAAACATGTGGTATACACATCGCCGACAGAAGCAGTGGATGTAGCCACCTACAAACTGGAGAAAAACAATATCAGTGCCCTCCCGGTTGTGGATGAAAACGGCAAACTGGTAGGAATTCTCTCGGCAATCGATCTGGGCAAACTCTTTGAACGGGGGTGGAAAAAATGA
- a CDS encoding 4Fe-4S binding protein gives MKLLVTFSRKGGKQPLIAQTVKDTGVLINVERAFIESNEGEVLIDIPDEDAKVISDAMEKAGARVKEMEDSVIRDESECVNCGACISVCPQDVLSFDETWTLCIDGSKCVLCGKCVDACPHQALSLLP, from the coding sequence ATGAAACTACTGGTTACATTCTCCCGGAAAGGGGGCAAACAGCCCCTCATTGCACAGACCGTAAAAGATACCGGTGTGCTGATCAATGTTGAACGGGCCTTTATCGAATCAAACGAAGGCGAGGTTTTAATCGACATCCCTGACGAGGATGCGAAGGTCATCTCGGATGCGATGGAGAAGGCAGGCGCACGGGTGAAGGAAATGGAGGATTCTGTTATCCGTGATGAATCAGAGTGCGTAAACTGCGGTGCATGTATCAGTGTCTGCCCGCAGGATGTTCTCTCCTTTGATGAGACGTGGACGCTTTGTATTGACGGTTCAAAGTGTGTCCTCTGTGGTAAATGTGTGGATGCCTGCCCACATCAGGCACTCTCACTGCTCCCATGA
- a CDS encoding UPF0280 family protein: protein MCGCLPTSGTLTAPMIREHFQYRTTITTILADEEKYIATAKEAMVDVRSDLEREILRDPFFKSTYDPYPFPVSSPIAARMVAASEPAGVGPMAAVAGTIAWYGVEAMRDAGATFAVIDNGGDIALIADRNVTIGIHAGHSPFSGNYAFRIPPQDTILGICTSSATVGPSVSFGTADAVTVFSRNVSLADAWATSLCNDFTECSDSFFQARDLREVCGICVIAGDTLCQWGTLPDITRAEVDSSLITAGR from the coding sequence ATGTGTGGATGCCTGCCCACATCAGGCACTCTCACTGCTCCCATGATCCGGGAACATTTCCAGTACCGGACAACCATAACCACCATCCTCGCTGATGAAGAGAAATATATCGCCACAGCCAAAGAGGCCATGGTGGACGTTCGGAGTGATCTGGAACGTGAAATACTCCGGGACCCCTTTTTTAAATCAACCTATGATCCATACCCGTTCCCGGTATCCTCCCCGATAGCCGCGCGGATGGTTGCTGCATCGGAACCAGCAGGAGTAGGCCCGATGGCGGCAGTCGCAGGCACAATCGCCTGGTATGGCGTGGAAGCCATGCGGGATGCGGGTGCCACATTTGCCGTGATTGACAATGGTGGCGACATTGCCCTTATTGCAGACCGGAATGTAACGATCGGCATTCATGCAGGCCACTCGCCCTTCTCCGGAAATTATGCCTTCCGCATTCCGCCACAGGACACCATTCTGGGTATATGCACCTCGTCAGCCACCGTTGGCCCGTCCGTCTCATTCGGAACTGCCGATGCGGTAACCGTCTTTTCCCGGAATGTATCACTCGCCGACGCCTGGGCGACATCGCTCTGCAATGACTTTACCGAATGCTCGGATAGTTTTTTTCAGGCGCGTGACCTCAGGGAAGTCTGCGGTATCTGTGTGATTGCAGGTGACACCCTCTGCCAATGGGGCACCCTCCCCGACATAACCAGAGCAGAGGTTGATAGCAGCCTGATTACTGCAGGCAGATAA
- a CDS encoding tRNA (cytidine(56)-2'-O)-methyltransferase → MVSDVRVLRLGHRPERDQRVTTHVALTARALGAKGMYLAANDEGVRRSVTDVANRWGGDFFVENNASWKKVIREWKDEGGIVVHLTMYGLRMTDAVDEIKEHEKVLVVVGAEKVPSDIYDLADYNISVTTQPHSEISSLALIMDRLFDGGELNREYPDAEMKIIPTERGKRFEN, encoded by the coding sequence ATGGTATCTGATGTACGAGTCCTGCGACTGGGGCACCGGCCGGAGCGGGATCAGCGGGTAACAACCCATGTGGCCCTCACCGCACGGGCGCTGGGAGCAAAAGGCATGTACCTTGCAGCAAACGACGAAGGCGTGCGCCGGTCGGTAACGGATGTAGCCAACCGCTGGGGCGGAGACTTCTTTGTCGAGAATAATGCCTCATGGAAGAAGGTTATCCGTGAATGGAAAGACGAAGGCGGGATTGTCGTTCACCTGACAATGTACGGTCTGCGGATGACCGATGCGGTCGACGAAATAAAAGAGCATGAAAAGGTGCTTGTGGTCGTCGGTGCAGAAAAGGTTCCCTCAGACATCTATGATCTTGCAGACTACAACATCTCGGTTACCACCCAGCCCCACTCGGAGATCTCAAGCCTCGCGCTCATTATGGACCGACTCTTTGACGGAGGCGAGCTGAACCGTGAATATCCGGATGCAGAGATGAAGATCATCCCTACAGAACGCGGCAAGAGGTTCGAGAATTGA